A stretch of DNA from Fundulus heteroclitus isolate FHET01 chromosome 22, MU-UCD_Fhet_4.1, whole genome shotgun sequence:
cctTCCAGTCATCTACTTCTCCATCTTTCCTCTGtaacaaaatacagttttctttttttatataaaatatttcagtcttTGTAATATTGTAATATTTCAGTCATTGTAATGCGACAAAATGTGAAGAGTTCAAGGGGtataaaacacttttgcaaggcatccCATGATGTAATTCATCCTGTTTCTATTGAAGTTTACAACtctaaaaaaggtttaaatgatTCATGGAGCAACAATTTGTGTTGTGAAGATTTCCAACATTCCATAAAAATACCcttttgagaattttttttttgaaaatgcaaATTAGCTCTGCAAGGGCAACAGATGAGTAGGTTTGATTTTAGCTTTGAACTGTTCTGACTTAGAATCTTAACAGCTAAGGTAAGATATGGAAATACAGAAGAAGCTAGAGACTTTTTAAGAGAAATATtgaattttgcattttaaatgtcaAGGATAATGTTCCCTACATGCTCTCCTTTGTCACGACAACACCGACAGTtacagaaatatgttgtgaaaaAGAGCATTTTGGGTCCCTGTAACCACACAAAAGCAGCTACCAGTTGTGTATTTTAATGACTTTGTAGTTGTAAATTTTTTCTGTTTGCAAAGATATCAGTGGACCACTTTGAtatgacctttttttcttttctttttcagactgCTTAATAAAGATATTGCTGCTTCCCTGCACAAGAATTTCCAGTCATCTGACGTGAGGTAGCAGGCGAGCAGAGGGGACCATGTTTCTTGGTGCAAAATCCAGCTAATCTCTTTTTACGCAAGGGTGGTCCTTTGGTGCAGTTTTCAACCTGTTATGGCAGGCAAAATGGATTTTCTGCTTTCACTAATCCATCACTAAGATTTTTACATCCATTCTCTTTAAGATTTAAACTACTGTATCACTGACCGTAAGATAAAAGCCTCATCCTAACCACCAATGAGAGACTCAAACATTCAGGTGGATCATGCCATGTTTATGGCAAATAGTCCAAGACAAGTTCACTCACCAGCAAATGGATTGTCAGTACAAGAACTAGGAAAGATTAAAATGCAATTTGTTGGATGTAAACCAAACAACTCAGAGAAggaccaaaaagaggaaattacAGATTCCACTGGAATAAAACTGTTGTCGTCAGAGCTTTCCTACAGGGTGTGCATCCGTCATGAGATGCCTCTGAGGTCCTGGAGCTCTGCTGTATTTTTGGACAAGTCACTTTGCATTTCCCTCGCAGAACTTGCTGCCGGAACGAGAGGAGTTCAAGCACCTCTGTATAGATCTGCCCTGACTTGTCAGCTCGGTGTGCAATCTCTCTGCAGATCCACTACGGATAAGAAATCAGCCAAGGCAAAGGAGGTATACAGGAGGACTAACTTCAACAGGTGCGATGGCCCAAAGCAGAGACTGGATCACAGGGGGAGCCCTCTATCAAAGCGCCGTGGACACAGGGCCAATCAAAAGGCACCTGCTTGTGGCGTTAACAGTAAGGATGATGACTCAGAAAAGCATAGCCAAAGCACTTCTTTGAAATTGTCATTCAG
This window harbors:
- the LOC105927282 gene encoding uncharacterized protein LOC105927282 encodes the protein MRDSNIQVDHAMFMANSPRQVHSPANGLSVQELGKIKMQFVGCKPNNSEKDQKEEITDSTGIKLLSSELSYRVCIRHEMPLRSWSSAVFLDKSLCISLAELAAGTRGVQAPLYRSALTCQLGVQSLCRSTTDKKSAKAKEVYRRTNFNRCDGPKQRLDHRGSPLSKRRGHRANQKAPACGVNIAPGTTSKQGGSQKTDEDQESGKSTEPQTISTCHHTSQLKDNFVGDAPKPLSLKEALELFRPDFISRSQGRVRRLEQRARRRKALQNLNPDLVHGLIEDQSKQKRNCTTPDPLSDNLFKPRERSISGREMQLRSRRRIYNKLPEVTKKKEDEKKRAVSQTNRLRAEVFKRRLLDQILQR